The genomic DNA TCGCGTGCAGACCCATTTTAACATTAGTCTTGGTAAGTTTCTTCTAACTTAGTATCTTTTCATATATTCATTACTTTGCGTTGTGGGACTAATACACTTTATATCTCCCCATTTTATCACAGATCAACCATTACGCCCCATACTTAAAGGCAAAGATAAGGAGAATGCAGACAACATAGTTAAACTTCTTGACGAGAAGAGAAACCTTCGGCTCGTacttataaaaaataatttaattcggTGTGGGTTTCGAAGACAAGAGCTAAAGACCTCAGAAAAGATTGTTGTCAACCCTCGTAGGAGCCAAACTGGTACCCATTTCTTTGACACATAGAATGTTAGGCTATATAGTCTTCACATCACATGCATTGTATGGTATCCCATATTAATCTGCTACATCCTGTATCACTTGCATTGAATTATAATGTATTCACATGCTTACTTTATTGAGTTTTCCTTGTATTGACGTAATTTTTTGTTGATTGTACAGGCATAGCTTCCAGGAAGCCTCCCACGATCCCTTTCATGAGGAAGAAAGAGGTGGCGGGTGCTTCTGATAACCCTTCTCGTGATCAGGAAAACTCTTCCTCCCTTGTGGGTATAACTGCCTAGGATCCTCCTAAGCAAATAAGTTATACTGAGCATCTTCCACAACCATCTTCTCCACGTTCTTCTAGTAGAAAGAAGCCTGCTGAAATCATGATTACTCATGAAGAACCACCGCTAAAGCGGACCAAAGACAACACAAGCTCTTCATTTAGTCCTCTTCCTGGACAGGTTAGCCAGACCTTTGGAAAATTGGCGCATGCCCATGTTGCAGAAGCTAACATGTATGCTTGGTCACAGCAGTCCATGGAGGAGTCCAATGCTTCCATGACTAGAGATATAACTAAGCTTTTCTATCATCAGACCACTCGTCATAAGGAGATTCGGGCCTTAGCTTCTTCAAATAGAGAGATGAGCAAACAATTAGCGGTCCTCAAATCCACACTTGCAGAGACTCGGGCCAATACCTAGTGCTCAGAAGATACTTGGAAGAAAAAGCTTGAGGATGAGACTGAGAAACTTAATAAAGATCTTTAAGATGAGAAGTCAGCCAAAAAGAAGCTCAAGTTGGATCATGTTACTGagaaagagaagacaaactcccAGATAAAGGACCTTACAGATCGTGTTGCTAAGCTGGAGAGGGAAGCTAAAGATGCTGCTGATGTCCTCCCAATTACCATTAGTGAGGCTGAGGACAGGGGATCCGTTAACTTCATGAAAATCTTCTTAGAAAAGATTGATGACTTTGATTGGTACAGGTTTGATGAAGAAACTGGGAAACTTGCTGATAACCTTAGGGAGGAGATGAGGAGGGGAGCGACTAAATGAGGCTCCTTGATCTCTTCTTTATTCCTCTCAGATTTTATCTACTAGACTCATTAGAGGTGCGGGCACTCCATTTATTTACCTCGTACTTGTAGACTTGATTTCTTTGACTTATCTTGATGCTTTTTGGAACCTTTATTGGATTGATTTATTTATGCATCTTAATACAATAaagttgcaaaatattttatgatCACTTATGAGATGATAATTGTGGCAACGTGATTTTTGTCCACCAGCCTTGTGTTCCATGATGCTAGCGTGTAGGCCTTGCATCGAATTATTGGCATACGTAGCACATTATGATAGCATGTCTAGATTTTGTCTTTAAGTCTTCTCAATATTTTCTAGCTCTTTTCAAGCAGTTTAAATTAGATATGAGAGACATCATGTAATTATTTTCCATGTGTGGCTTTATCTTAGTCGTCACTTCATGAGTTAACATTAGATAGACTTATGGACGAGAATCTTGGATTGCAGTAGAGACCTCTTGGGGGCCTCCCAAAGCATTATTCTAGATTTTTTTGCCTCACATTGACATGTTGGCCTAGTCCCGAAAGTGCTTCGAATGCTAGAACACAAGTAAAATGACTTTAACAGTAAAAGTTAAAAATTTGAAGAATAAACCATGCATAGATAATAAGGGACGAAGCCCAATGTCATTACATATATTAGGGGAGGCATTTATATAACCACTAGCCTCCTAGACTGAGGATGTTGTTTTATTAATACTAAGTCTATAAATAAATAAGGCTACCAATTGATGAATGCCCACTACTAGTAGTATTTCCTGAGGTGTTCCGCATTCCATGCTCGCCGAACAAGCTTGTCATTCATGTCTGTCAAATGATAAGTGCCTTCCCAAAGTACAGATTTCACCTTGTAAGGACCTTCCCAATTTGCTCCAAAGACCCCATGACCTGGGACCTTGGATTTTGGCATTACCctcctcaagactagatctcccaCCTGGAGGGGGCGGGTCTTCACTCTCCCATTATAGTGCCTCACAGTCCACTGTTGATAGGCTGCTAGCCTTGCTTGGGAGTCTTCTCTTATTTCTTCAATCATATCCAGATAGAGCATGTGATTAACCTCATTAGCTTTGGGGTCATAGTGATCTCTTCTAAATGAGCCTGACCCAACTTCCACGGGGACCATGGCCTCACACCCATAGGATAGAGAGAATGGGGTCTCCCCAGTTGTACTTCTTGGGGTAGTGTTGTAAGACCATAACACTTTTGGCAATTCCTCAGGCCAATTTCCTTTGTTTTCTTCGAGTTTAGCCTTCAAGGTATGTTTGATAATTTTGTTGATAGCCTCCGTCTGCCCATTAGTTTGGGGATGACTAACAGCGGAAAAACCTTTTTTGATACCCAATGCCTCACAGAACTCCCGCATCTCCTTGCTGTCAAATTGCTTCCCATTATCTGAAATAAGTTGATAAGGGATTCTGTACCTGCATACAATGGCCCTGTAGACAAAGTCCTTGAGTTTCTTCGCGGTGATAGTGGCAAGGGGCTCAGCCTCAGCCCACTTGGTAAAGTAGTCCACTGCGACAACTGCATACTTAACTCCTCCTTTTGCTTTGGGCAGCTCCCCAATAAGATCTATCCCCCACATAGAAAAGGGCCAGGGACTCATAAGAGAAGTAAGATGAGTGGCCGGAACGTTGCTGAAGTTGGCATACCTTTGGCACTTATCACATGCCCTGGAGAATTAAAGCATCTTTTTTGAGAGTAGGCCAATAATAACCCTATCTGAAAATCTTTTGGGCAAGCGAGCTACCCCTAGAGTGATTGCCATATATGCCTTCATGCACCTCCCTTAGGATGTAACTACATTCTTCTCCATCTACACACCTCAGTAGTGGTGTGTTGAAGCCCCTTCTATAAAGAATCTCATCATAGATGAGATAACGGGTCGCCTGATACTTAACCCTTCTAGCCTCCTTCTTTTCTTGGGTAAGAGTGCCTGTCTTGACATAGTCTCAAATTGGAGTCATCTATGTTAGCCCCAAAGCAGCAATCTCAAAAGTAAATTCTTCAGGAACACTGGGTTTGTTTCGAATTTTGAGAGGGATGACTCCAAGTAAGGTGGCCTCTCGTTGAGAGCCCAATTTGGCCAACGCATCAGCCCCAATATTTTTGTCCCTTGAGATGTGCTCCACTCTCACTTCATTAAAAAGTTTGATGATTCTTTGTGCATATTTGAGATAGAGTTCAGTTCGGGGTCCCCTAGCTTGCCATCCACAACCAATATGGTGGGTGACCAACATTGAGTCACTATAAACATTAAGATTCTCCACCCCCATCTCCAGAGCTAGTTTGAGGCCTATAATGAGAGCCTCGTAttcagcatcattgttggttgcTTTGAAGGTAAAATGGGTAGCACTTCGCAGCTTGTGCCCTTTGGGGTTATTAGTTCTATCCCGACTCCTGATCCTTCATTGTTAACGGCCCCATCAATATAAAGAACCCACCATGGGGCACAATTTTGCTTATCATCGAAGGGTTCCGCCACCCCTGGGACTGCTATCAGAGCCATAGAGTCTTCATCAGATTGAGGAGGGAACTCAAGTATGAAGTCGGCCAACGCTTGGCCCTTCAAAGCACCTCGAGGCTTGTATTCCACATCAAATTGACTGAGCTCAACTGTCCACTTAAGAAGCCTACCTGACGTCTCAGGCTTGTGCATGACTTACCTCAAGGGGTAGGCAGTTcacacttcaattttatgagcctgaaagtagggCCTTAGCTTGCGTGAGGCCAATATGAGAGCATATGCCAACTTTTCCATGTTAGAATATCTAGTCTCGGCATCCATCATTCTTTTACTAACATAGTAGACTGGGTATTGAACCCCTTCCTCCTCACAAATGAGTACAACACTGATAGCATGTTCTGAAACCAACAAGATAGATAATAAGAGTCTCCCCTGCCTTGGGTTTTGAGAGGAGGGGAGGCTTCCCTAGGTGTTCCTTAATCTTCTGAAAGGCCTCCTCGCATTCAGGAGTCCACTCGAATTTCTTTCCAACCTTTTTGATGGCCTTGAAAAACTCATGACACTTGTCAGATGACTTAGAAATAAAACGGTTCAAGGCAGCTATCCTCCCTATGAGGCTTTGGACCTCCTTGACATTCCGAGGAGACCTCATGTTCATCATTGCCTGAATTTTTGCTGGGTTGGCCTCTATTCCTCTGTGGTTTACAATGAAGCCAAGGAATTTTCCGGACTCTACTCCAAACACACATTTCTGGGGATTGAGCTTTATTCTATATTTTCTCAAGATGTCAAACATTTCGGTCAAGTAGTCAATATGACCGGAGGCCTTTCTAGACTTAACCAGCATGTCTTCCACATATacctccatggtcttcccaattTGCCTTTCAAatatcatgttcaccaatctttgATAAGTGGCTCCTGCATTGAGGAGACTAAAGGGCATCCTGATGTAACAGTAGAGACCTCTATCCATGATAAAAGACGTATGATCCTGATCAGGGCCATACATGGGGAtttgattataccctgaataagCATCCATGAAACTAAGGAGCACATGACCTGCTGTAGCATCTACTAGCTGATCAATCCTTGGCAAAGGAAAACTATCCTTTGGACATGCCTTGTTAAGATCCGTGAAGTCAACGCAagtcctccacttcccattcggTTTTTACTAATACCGGATTTGCCAGCCACATAGGGTAGAAAGATTCTCTGACCAACCCTGCTTGAAGAAGTCTGTCCACTTCTTCTTTGAGAGCCTCAGCTCGCTCCCCACTAATGGGTCGCCTTTTTTGCCTCACTCCTTTTTTATCAGGATCAACGTTAAGCCGGTGACACATCATATTGGGATCGATCCCCACCATATCAGCATGAGACCAAGCGAACACATCTAAGTTTGCTTTGAGAAAGATGGTAAGCTTTTCTCTAAGTTCTGGGGATAATTGATAGCCAATTTTGAGGACTTTTGAAGAGTCATGTGCATCCACTAAAATAGAAATGGTGTCCTCAGCTGCTCCTGCTCTTTCAACATGCTCTGGGATACGTGGATCGAGATCGATGTTAAGATCCTTCACATTGCTAGGCTCCCCTATTTCCTGCATAGTGACCCCTGAGGCGTGTTCAAGTTCAGAAGTGAATGTAGTATCAAGAGTGATTACTCCAGGATGGTCTACCAATGTAGATGTCTCCTTGAGAGCCCCTTTTCCTTTTCGGGCTCTCATAGAAATCTGTTCAGGGGTCTCGTCTTCATCATTTTATTTCTCAATAATACCTTCTTGGAGAATCATGACTGGTTGAGAGGCTTCCATCATGATAGCCCCATGGAGAGGCTCCACCTGTATACCTAAGCCTTCGAAATATCCTTCTGGGAGCTCTTCAATGGAGATAATATTTATGGTCCCTTTTCTTTTTTTAGATCCCTCACAATCTTCCATTTCTACATCATCTGAACAAGAGACGTGTCCTTTGGAGGCTGCTTTCAATGCTTTATTGTAGCATTCTCTTGAATCATACCGAGTTCCTCGGACACATCCCATCCCATGGGTGGTTGGAAATTTCATGGAGAGAGCATGGATGGAATTTActatcttcatcattttcaagaTTGGCCTCCCAATGATAGCATTATAGGCACATGGTTGATCAACAACTGTAAATTCAGCCACATGAGTTGCCGTGCAGGGCTCATCACCAAGGGTGATAGGCAGCTTTATGAGTCCCTTTATGCCAATCAAGTTTCTTGTGAAGCCATAGAGATGTCCCGTTGTTGGTGACAAATCTTTATCGAGAAAACCCATCTTCTTATAAACATCATAGGTGAGAACATTGGCTGAACTTCCAGTATCTACGAAGACCCGGTGAATGTTAGTGGTACCAATCTTAGCCTTTACTACCAAGGCATCAGAGTGTGGGTGATGAACCCATTTCGCGTCCTCCCTAGTAAATATGATGTCTTCATCTTCCCCTTCAAAATATTGTGGAGGACGATCCGCTAGATGATAAACATTAGTGAGAGGGAGCCCATTAGCCTCGCGGGCATATCTTTCCATTGCCTTATTACTGTTTCCCCTACACGAGGTCCTCCCATGATCACATGTATGCTATTCTCTCATGTGCCTCTTGCTGAGGGCTCATCATTTTTGTCAACTGGCGGGGGCACTTCATGGTAGCCAACTCCTCATGTCTTGTGTTTTTTTACTTCTCGCACAACCCATTCAGTGAGCTTGCATTACGAATCAGGTCCTCTATCTGCTCCTTCAGTTGCCAACAATCTGCGATCTCATGCCCAGTTTGCTCATGAAAAGCATAATATTTTTTGGTGTCTTTGGTTCCAAATCTATTCATTTTAGGAGGCTTCTTGAACATGCCCTTATTCGAATTTACagctgttagggcgaaaacacgcgctaatattcacgcaagtatacgcgttcgcaagtaatatagaatactttctagttcgttcccgcagagactcagactaattattgtttaattaaactcacgcaccaacgtatgattacttctcaatgttaagacacaaacacttagaattgttgactaaatattaactacaaatAATTACTTAGTTTAccacttaaataacacttcaattaacaatattaaaacactcatgagatcacaacttcattactacttccatcaatagttattgttattacctttagcatgtgacagtgatgatattaatcgaataacacgaaactgataaaagccaactttcatagtactaataccattctaccaagcatccacaattaagatagaagttgaatagtcatcaattatgttgagttcctatatgtctacagaaattgacaacacaacgatttaagcacaagttattctttttgattacacagggcaaataaaactgttagagttacccactaatcatgcacatcgtacatgaacctatgcttgcatggcaagttctaaatctcaagatccaccgtcacttcacaagagattaacaccctatcttatatgttcgcgatgcacataagacgaatatgcacaaccaatactagatatcatacaatcatcacacactaaagtattaaacaattaactaaagaattccatagtaaatccattgcgaccccatgatcacgattagccgataatagcacttatcgtcatcatgggttcatatgaaatcatgataaacaaacacaagaaaataataactaaactaattatattaaatcagagtacgtcacaagagtaaataggttcaaggtaagaaaactagcatccaacgttacaacgaaataagaatcacaagaaaatatgcttcctcttcgttgctgtgtgctaaaacggtcttcttccttatctccttcgctccttgcttaataccacgatctaaactcgtgaaaacgtctccaaatctacttatatactagtcccataaaactcagattacatagaagttggaagccaaacagaagtagaagtctaaaaataattatttaatttcccgaccctgcgcggccactcagcatagctgagcgggcgctcagctttctgcgcggccgctcagcatagctgagcgggcgctcaggaccctactggatttttcctgagtttgctccgtttcttcgccgtaatctgcctctttcttttctctcgcaatggtgaacacatgccaaggcttattcttgattattactcctccgaaatgcaactaataccctgaaatgcataaacactagaaaaacgcatcaaatacacaaaatacttgatttcaaggcgccaatttaagccattttaagatgttctaagtggtataaaatgccacttatcacacccccaaacttaaatcgatgcttgtcctgaAGCGTTgcagactcaaaaacaaataaaaaaacatgcatgaatgcaatctatatgaaaatacaacgatcccccttactatgaacaaaccaaccaaattgcaacatctcaacaaatgcagttaggcgactaaagatcaataaactcatgcaaacgaacatacagccagaaacgtggtgtgtgcagatgcttaacagatatgcttcggaactagaccagttattatgactcaactattatcaaggcaatcacatgattatacaaagaataaaaattctaggcacaaagtcacatataacactacaagaattttggagcttattatggaatcatgctttttaATCATGAtaacaatgcttatttgaccgtgcaatgagtgaggtccataaaagacttatacaatagtatccatgtaacgagcgttaggttagcggatcccagactctaaaagccttaggtcactaggcacaaagtcccctaagaacttaataactcgaataccaaagagcccactcgtgatcaattatgcataaacacaaaaagaattttctttttttttcttttcttttttttttcttttttttttttcaaaatttttgagcaagtgcgtttcgctccatcttgctcaaccctagactactcgcataacatgcgagccggctactagccatttgactcctagccacaactagcaacaaattccatttttactccattttttctttttcatgcctttatcactaagaacctattatcgaattctaagcataataaatagattaacctcgaaaacaatcagatcataacaataatctagcccttaagcattctctaagacttagtggaaatacaagtgcttctaacatgcatatcaacctacacgactcaatatcactttaatgctatcactacactcgcatcaacatcacaattcagtcgataaatcatcgcaaaagggatcatggtatacgcatgagctacatgacatgataaacaaataaagctataaataaattaaaaaaaaaactatatggcaaaaattatgcaactatatgaactaactatcatgaatatgcaactatatgactcacacaaaatattccttaactaccacccccaaacttaaaatcttcactgtccccagtgaaggtagtagaaaggaac from Apium graveolens cultivar Ventura chromosome 5, ASM990537v1, whole genome shotgun sequence includes the following:
- the LOC141660970 gene encoding uncharacterized protein LOC141660970; translation: MHKPETSGRLLKWTVELSQFDVEYKPRGALKGQALADFILEFPPQSDEDSMALIAVPGVAEPFDDKQNCAPWSRDRTNNPKGHKLRSATHFTFKATNNDAEYEALIIGLKLALEMGVENLNVYSDSMLVTHHIGCGWQARGPRTELYLKYAQRIIKLFNEVRVEHISRDKNIGADALAKLGSQREATLLGVIPLKIRNKPSVPEEFTFEIAALGLT